A section of the Candidatus Baltobacteraceae bacterium genome encodes:
- a CDS encoding helix-turn-helix transcriptional regulator: MRTVETDDFLFTWTRFESAGTLSPHAHDRPYASVVVHGSYTELHDLSPRWCTPGTAIVHEAGEVHADHFHDPCIVLNAESRRGDVAGDVIAAGLLQFAPVFSIVASKDRNGLDDLPVWLRETCAFLTGESRATPGRAAALAGKHPADFSRAFRKYVGLTPGEFQRGARIRRAVELMMTSPTKLAQVAQECGFSDQSHFTHAFVREAGMPPRSFAAAFAR, translated from the coding sequence TTGAGGACGGTCGAAACCGACGATTTTCTTTTTACCTGGACGCGTTTCGAATCCGCTGGAACCCTTTCGCCGCACGCTCACGATCGTCCGTATGCGTCCGTGGTCGTGCACGGATCTTATACCGAACTGCACGATCTCTCGCCGCGGTGGTGCACGCCGGGAACCGCGATCGTACACGAAGCGGGAGAAGTCCACGCCGATCATTTCCACGACCCCTGCATCGTGCTCAACGCGGAATCGCGACGTGGCGACGTAGCCGGCGACGTCATAGCAGCCGGCTTACTGCAATTCGCGCCGGTCTTTTCGATCGTCGCGAGCAAGGATCGCAACGGTCTCGACGATTTGCCCGTCTGGCTTCGAGAGACGTGCGCGTTTCTAACCGGCGAAAGCCGAGCGACGCCGGGGCGAGCGGCGGCACTTGCCGGAAAGCACCCCGCCGATTTCAGCCGGGCGTTTCGCAAGTACGTCGGTCTGACCCCGGGTGAGTTCCAGCGTGGCGCTCGCATTCGGCGTGCCGTCGAGCTAATGATGACGTCGCCTACCAAGCTCGCGCAGGTCGCTCAAGAATGCGGCTTTAGCGATCAGAGCCACTTCACGCATGCGTTCGTGCGTGAAGCCGGGATGCCGCCGCGAAGCTTCGCCGCCGCCTTCGCCCGCTAA
- a CDS encoding aspartyl protease family protein, with translation MLTQPCDPVAIYQQAFVAAGGARWHAIRQIAADGSVSQDAQTGSIHVVVDTKTGRSVRMDDVGGRTTVYVNDGKVVWYRDFSGGVHPLDSRNAEMAAVTAAYIARQAYFDPAPGATMRCLGRTIVGGASADVIAVTPKGGLEFQQDVDSVSHLIVRTIRQTPTDTLYTDWSDFRTVSGVALPFSIAERSASGDAETQRIRRYALSPTLDAKFARPAALPNAGFAGEARQTTIPLRVERGDAVIEAFVNGRGPLPFLLDTGGHFILTLQTARKLGLTLSGAGASGGGGSGRAQTSYALVDDLQIGTAYLRRQPVVVIDYDNDFSDRGKRVPLAGILGLEVFERFATTLDYGSRSLTLTDFSAFAPPAGAACLPISFQEDMPLGNAAVDGVEGLFGIDTGNSGTPILFGPFLQRTGLLRFYGAGKATVGHGTGGAVSMLSQTLRKMSFDSLTFSKLPVTFVVGQRGGSFSSTTEAGNIGYFVLSHFVPTFDYGRGVLYLQRASHVPLPVYNRAGLTLEKSAHDVIAVDGVTPNGPAAQAGMRPGDEILAIDGVAASDLGVGDIYAIVRGGAGTVLRLTVRRKNVTWKTSVTLRILHPAPTVGRTEARTPIAFRSTCATAPFRI, from the coding sequence GTGCTGACGCAACCGTGCGATCCCGTGGCCATTTATCAGCAAGCGTTCGTGGCCGCCGGCGGAGCCCGCTGGCATGCCATCCGGCAAATCGCGGCAGACGGTTCGGTCTCCCAAGACGCCCAGACCGGCAGCATTCACGTCGTCGTCGATACGAAAACCGGACGAAGCGTGCGCATGGACGACGTTGGCGGCCGCACGACCGTTTACGTCAACGACGGGAAGGTCGTGTGGTACCGCGATTTTTCGGGCGGCGTTCACCCGCTCGACTCGCGCAACGCAGAAATGGCAGCCGTCACCGCCGCCTACATCGCGCGTCAGGCATATTTCGATCCTGCCCCCGGCGCGACGATGCGCTGTCTTGGCCGCACCATCGTTGGCGGCGCTAGCGCCGACGTTATCGCCGTGACGCCTAAGGGCGGCCTGGAGTTCCAGCAGGACGTCGACTCGGTGTCACACCTCATCGTACGGACGATACGGCAGACTCCGACCGATACGCTCTACACAGATTGGTCCGATTTTCGCACGGTCTCCGGGGTCGCGCTACCATTTTCGATCGCCGAACGATCGGCTTCCGGCGACGCGGAGACGCAACGAATCCGGCGATACGCGCTATCGCCCACGCTCGACGCGAAGTTCGCGCGTCCGGCGGCGTTGCCCAACGCCGGATTCGCCGGTGAGGCTCGTCAAACGACGATTCCGCTCCGCGTCGAACGCGGCGATGCCGTAATCGAAGCGTTCGTCAACGGACGAGGTCCGCTGCCGTTTCTGCTCGACACGGGCGGTCACTTCATTCTCACTCTCCAAACCGCGCGGAAGCTGGGATTAACCCTTTCGGGAGCGGGCGCGTCGGGCGGCGGCGGTTCCGGTCGCGCGCAGACGTCGTACGCATTGGTCGACGATTTGCAGATTGGAACGGCGTACCTGAGGCGTCAACCGGTCGTCGTCATCGACTACGACAACGACTTCTCCGATCGCGGAAAGCGCGTTCCCCTTGCCGGCATCCTGGGACTCGAGGTATTCGAGCGATTTGCCACGACGCTGGATTACGGTTCGCGGTCGCTCACGCTGACGGATTTCTCCGCGTTTGCGCCGCCGGCGGGCGCGGCGTGCCTGCCGATCTCGTTTCAAGAAGACATGCCGCTCGGCAATGCGGCCGTCGACGGGGTCGAGGGTTTGTTCGGCATCGATACCGGCAACTCGGGAACGCCGATTCTGTTTGGACCGTTTTTGCAGCGGACCGGGCTCTTACGATTCTATGGAGCCGGAAAGGCTACCGTTGGTCATGGGACCGGTGGTGCGGTGAGCATGCTGTCCCAAACGCTGCGCAAAATGAGCTTCGACAGTCTTACCTTCTCCAAACTGCCCGTAACGTTCGTCGTCGGACAGCGAGGCGGCTCGTTCTCTTCCACGACGGAGGCCGGGAACATTGGATACTTCGTTCTCTCCCACTTCGTTCCGACGTTCGACTACGGGCGAGGAGTGCTCTACCTGCAGCGCGCCTCTCACGTCCCGCTCCCGGTCTATAATCGAGCCGGTTTGACTCTCGAAAAGAGCGCGCACGACGTCATCGCCGTGGACGGCGTTACGCCCAATGGTCCGGCGGCGCAAGCCGGTATGCGGCCGGGGGACGAAATCCTCGCGATCGACGGCGTTGCGGCATCGGATTTGGGCGTCGGCGATATCTATGCGATCGTGCGGGGTGGCGCCGGGACGGTGCTGCGGCTAACCGTTCGCCGAAAGAACGTTACGTGGAAAACCAGCGTAACGTTAAGGATCCTTCATCCGGCACCGACCGTCGGGCGTACGGAAGCACGAACGCCCATCGCGTTTCGCTCGACGTGCGCGACTGCTCCATTTCGAATCTAA
- a CDS encoding serine hydrolase domain-containing protein — protein sequence MIALLAAAALSAAQIHTIETSVRQSMAARQIPSVVVRVDVDGTNVYSKAFGYRDVANRAAADDRTRYQYGSITKQFTAAAVLALQDDGKLSIDDRIGKWLPAFAKFPVTIRQLLIHTGAVADFTEHPWYLKEYFTNPFVNYEPLLKWSASQPLEFAPGSKAQYDNAGYVILARIVEKASGKTFFDYLKDRFFSPLGMTSVAPQTFFRIEPDTANGYMFAAIPELQTIGLKSKSELFPAIAWNLEQADGAGFLVGDAADLQKWDDALLGHRVFTGAAEKLFYTAGRLGNGKPAYTGPENPARRPAEYCYGGVAKFTGAGYEAYGANGGTPGFLAFTATIPAQHIALTILTNHGADLDNSKLTNPVLAALVTK from the coding sequence ATGATTGCGCTACTGGCTGCCGCGGCGTTGAGCGCGGCGCAGATTCACACGATCGAAACTTCCGTTCGGCAGAGCATGGCCGCCCGCCAAATCCCCTCAGTGGTCGTACGCGTCGACGTCGACGGAACGAACGTTTACTCTAAGGCGTTCGGGTATCGCGACGTCGCCAATCGCGCTGCAGCCGACGATCGGACCCGCTATCAGTACGGATCGATTACCAAGCAGTTCACTGCCGCCGCGGTTCTCGCGCTGCAAGACGATGGTAAACTTTCGATCGACGATCGTATCGGTAAGTGGCTGCCGGCATTTGCGAAGTTTCCCGTTACGATTCGGCAGCTGTTGATTCACACCGGCGCCGTTGCCGATTTCACCGAGCATCCGTGGTATCTAAAGGAATATTTCACGAACCCGTTCGTCAACTACGAGCCGCTGCTGAAGTGGTCGGCCTCACAGCCGCTGGAATTTGCGCCGGGCAGCAAGGCGCAGTACGACAACGCCGGTTACGTCATTCTCGCGCGTATCGTTGAAAAGGCAAGCGGCAAAACATTCTTCGACTACCTCAAGGATCGTTTTTTTTCGCCGCTGGGCATGACGAGCGTCGCACCGCAAACGTTCTTTCGCATCGAACCCGACACGGCAAACGGGTATATGTTCGCGGCAATTCCTGAACTCCAAACGATCGGCCTAAAATCCAAGAGCGAACTATTTCCCGCCATTGCGTGGAATCTCGAGCAGGCCGACGGCGCGGGCTTTCTCGTCGGTGACGCGGCCGATTTGCAGAAGTGGGATGACGCTTTGCTCGGGCATCGGGTTTTCACCGGCGCCGCAGAGAAGCTCTTCTACACGGCCGGACGGCTCGGCAATGGAAAGCCGGCCTACACCGGTCCCGAAAACCCCGCCCGTCGTCCGGCCGAATACTGCTACGGCGGCGTGGCGAAGTTCACCGGCGCCGGCTATGAGGCTTACGGCGCCAACGGCGGCACGCCGGGGTTCTTGGCATTTACCGCGACGATTCCGGCCCAGCACATCGCGCTAACGATCCTCACCAATCACGGCGCCGATCTCGACAATAGCAAGCTCACAAACCCCGTTCTCGCGGCTCTCGTTACGAAATAA
- a CDS encoding cytochrome P450, translated as MRSIGTPIPGPGRLETLRKLAPNPFPRFVPFLDEMTRRYGDTVAFALPWRSYVFINDPVAIKDVLVTQQHAFVKSMGTRALKYLLGEGLLTSEEPQHRKMRRIVQPAFHHERIAGYAREMERLAADFAAKICPDDRFDMHAAMTELTLRIASTTLFGSDEGASTREVSEALRLMMEAFPYSLLPFGQIRQRLPLPSTRRFNHARATLDRVIYDLIARKRRESEGADALSMLLAAGDAETGYRFTDEQVRDEVMTLFMAGHETTANLLTWTFYLLARNPDVEKRLRVAAEDGDRGFVTRVVHETLRLYPPAWLLGRESIGDMTLAGGSFVPANTTVFISPKLLHVRADLFPDPLRFDPDRWLGAPPAPFAFVPFGAGARRCIGEEFAWMEASIVLLALARRFRFEMDTAVEVPTLPSVTLRPAAPVAVRAVPVSLDAVIS; from the coding sequence ATGAGGTCAATAGGCACGCCCATCCCGGGACCCGGCCGGCTCGAGACGCTGCGCAAGCTCGCACCCAACCCGTTCCCGCGCTTCGTCCCATTTTTAGACGAAATGACGCGGCGCTACGGCGACACGGTCGCGTTTGCCCTGCCGTGGCGAAGCTACGTCTTCATCAACGACCCCGTAGCGATCAAAGACGTGCTGGTGACGCAGCAGCACGCTTTCGTGAAGTCGATGGGCACGCGAGCCCTCAAGTATTTGCTGGGCGAAGGGCTGCTGACGAGCGAGGAGCCGCAGCACCGCAAGATGCGGCGCATCGTGCAGCCTGCGTTTCATCACGAGCGGATCGCCGGATACGCGCGAGAGATGGAGCGTCTGGCCGCGGACTTCGCCGCGAAGATTTGCCCGGACGACCGCTTCGATATGCACGCCGCGATGACCGAGCTGACCTTGCGCATCGCGAGCACGACCCTCTTTGGAAGCGACGAAGGCGCGTCCACCCGCGAGGTGAGTGAGGCCTTGCGGCTCATGATGGAGGCATTTCCTTATAGCTTGCTGCCGTTCGGGCAGATTCGTCAGCGTCTGCCGCTGCCCTCAACGCGCCGTTTCAACCACGCCCGCGCGACGCTCGATCGCGTGATCTACGATTTAATCGCGCGCAAGCGCCGCGAAAGTGAGGGCGCCGACGCGCTGTCGATGCTGCTGGCGGCCGGCGATGCCGAGACGGGCTATCGCTTCACCGACGAGCAGGTTCGCGACGAGGTGATGACGCTGTTCATGGCCGGACACGAAACGACGGCGAACTTGCTGACGTGGACGTTTTATTTGCTCGCGCGCAATCCGGACGTGGAGAAACGCCTGCGCGTCGCGGCCGAGGACGGCGACCGCGGCTTCGTTACGCGCGTCGTGCACGAAACGCTTCGGCTGTATCCGCCGGCATGGTTGCTCGGACGCGAGTCGATCGGCGACATGACGCTGGCCGGCGGAAGCTTCGTGCCGGCGAACACGACCGTCTTCATCTCACCGAAACTACTGCACGTTCGCGCCGACCTGTTTCCCGATCCGCTGCGCTTCGATCCCGATCGCTGGCTCGGCGCGCCGCCGGCGCCGTTTGCGTTCGTTCCGTTCGGCGCCGGCGCGCGTCGCTGCATCGGCGAGGAGTTCGCATGGATGGAAGCGTCGATCGTCCTGCTCGCGCTTGCGCGGCGCTTCCGGTTCGAAATGGACACGGCTGTTGAAGTACCGACGCTGCCGTCGGTCACGCTGCGCCCTGCGGCACCGGTCGCGGTCCGAGCGGTCCCGGTCTCGTTGGACGCGGTTATTTCGTAA
- a CDS encoding GNAT family N-acetyltransferase gives MNHAAVEAPAIRAGTLEELDRYADFWMAMFEEVGNYTESDFARDWRARFRQYLACRIEAGEARFFVAVDDGEIVGTAGALIADGYPYVVHGIKRGYIFGVRVDPEQRGRGIATRLTQEAVAFLRDLGCERVRLHASRFGRRAYERLGFVPTNEMELL, from the coding sequence GTGAACCACGCTGCTGTCGAAGCGCCGGCGATCCGGGCGGGCACGTTGGAGGAACTCGATCGCTACGCCGACTTTTGGATGGCGATGTTCGAGGAAGTCGGCAACTACACCGAATCCGATTTCGCGCGCGACTGGCGCGCGCGATTCCGGCAATACCTCGCATGCCGTATCGAAGCCGGTGAGGCGCGCTTCTTCGTCGCGGTCGACGACGGCGAGATCGTCGGCACTGCCGGCGCGCTGATCGCCGACGGCTATCCTTACGTGGTTCACGGAATCAAACGCGGATACATCTTCGGCGTGCGCGTCGACCCCGAGCAGCGCGGCCGCGGAATCGCCACCCGGCTCACGCAAGAGGCCGTCGCTTTCCTGCGCGATCTCGGCTGCGAGCGCGTTCGCCTGCACGCGTCGCGGTTCGGCCGCCGGGCGTACGAGCGCCTCGGGTTCGTGCCGACCAACGAGATGGAGCTGCTCTAA
- a CDS encoding TIGR00730 family Rossman fold protein, which produces MKPRICIFCGSSPGHDGSYLSMAAATAIVRAGFGVVYGGGRIGLMGAVADAALAAGGDVVGVIPQALSNVEVEHPGLSALHVVGSMHERKALMASSSVGFIALPGGFGTMDEFCEILSWRQLAIHDKPIGLLNHAGYYDRLLGMFDDMVDRGFLTPAHRTLFADAPSIDGLLARMFP; this is translated from the coding sequence ATGAAACCGCGCATCTGCATCTTCTGCGGGAGTAGCCCAGGGCACGATGGTTCGTACCTTTCGATGGCCGCGGCGACGGCGATCGTGCGCGCGGGTTTCGGCGTCGTTTACGGCGGCGGCCGCATCGGCCTCATGGGCGCGGTCGCCGACGCTGCGCTGGCCGCCGGGGGCGATGTCGTCGGCGTGATTCCTCAAGCGCTGTCGAACGTTGAGGTCGAACATCCCGGCCTGTCGGCGCTCCACGTCGTCGGCAGCATGCACGAACGCAAGGCGTTGATGGCGAGCTCGAGCGTTGGATTCATCGCGCTGCCCGGCGGGTTCGGCACGATGGACGAGTTCTGCGAGATCCTGAGCTGGCGCCAACTGGCGATTCACGACAAGCCCATCGGCCTGCTCAACCACGCCGGCTATTACGACCGGCTCCTCGGCATGTTCGACGACATGGTGGATCGAGGGTTCCTCACCCCGGCGCATCGGACGCTCTTCGCCGACGCACCGTCGATCGACGGGCTTCTGGCGAGGATGTTCCCATGA
- a CDS encoding CGNR zinc finger domain-containing protein, whose translation MADWFSIGFAALPIETGAQLAGALVDLDVLSVLPAVRPEELVSATTLRDALARSLAAAASGDRLAPRDLETLNSYAADEPPIVALSPHGELLRIATEPVRCALAAIARDGIGVIARRARDLRRCDGCDAYFLDDSRGRRRRWCSMERCGNRAKVAGYRARRR comes from the coding sequence GTGGCGGACTGGTTTAGCATCGGCTTTGCGGCGCTTCCGATCGAGACCGGAGCGCAGCTCGCGGGCGCCCTCGTCGACTTGGACGTACTGTCGGTGCTCCCGGCCGTGCGGCCCGAAGAGCTCGTATCGGCGACGACCTTGCGCGACGCGCTTGCGCGTTCGCTGGCGGCCGCGGCATCCGGCGACCGGCTCGCGCCTCGCGATCTCGAGACGCTCAACAGTTACGCGGCCGACGAGCCGCCCATCGTGGCGCTCTCCCCGCATGGCGAGTTGCTGCGAATCGCGACCGAACCCGTGCGTTGCGCGCTCGCGGCGATCGCGCGCGACGGGATCGGCGTCATCGCGCGCCGCGCGCGCGATTTACGGCGCTGCGACGGGTGCGACGCATATTTTCTCGACGACTCTCGGGGACGGCGCCGGCGCTGGTGCTCGATGGAGCGATGCGGGAATCGTGCGAAGGTTGCCGGCTATCGCGCGCGTCGGCGATAG
- a CDS encoding carboxymuconolactone decarboxylase family protein gives MSESARERGERLLRKVDGDRVADNLLREYESVAPDFTRYLVEFAFGEIYAREGDLRHKELIAIASLATMGGCDRQLETHVHGAFNVGLTESEIVEAVMTLIPYVGFPRALNAMAVVKRVIEKRRNA, from the coding sequence GTGAGCGAAAGCGCGCGCGAGCGCGGCGAACGGCTCTTACGAAAAGTCGACGGCGATAGAGTCGCCGACAATTTACTGCGCGAGTACGAATCCGTCGCGCCCGACTTTACGCGGTACCTCGTCGAGTTTGCATTCGGCGAGATCTACGCGCGTGAGGGGGACCTCCGTCACAAGGAGCTGATTGCCATCGCTTCGTTAGCGACGATGGGCGGATGCGATCGTCAACTCGAAACGCACGTTCACGGTGCGTTCAACGTCGGGTTGACCGAGTCCGAGATCGTCGAAGCGGTGATGACGTTGATACCCTATGTGGGATTTCCCCGGGCACTCAACGCAATGGCCGTCGTTAAGCGGGTGATTGAAAAACGCCGTAACGCGTAG